Genomic segment of Ailuropoda melanoleuca isolate Jingjing chromosome 1, ASM200744v2, whole genome shotgun sequence:
TGAGCCTGTTGAGGTCAAGGGCCTCGTCTGGCTCGATGCCTGGCGTGGCAGGTGCAGAGACACTTGGGGACGGCCCCGCACATGGGCCTCACAGGTTAGGGAGCCGTTGTGGACCAAGCCAAGCACCTTGTTGGTCTGTTCCCCTGAATTGACAGTATTAAAATGGTGTGAGATCCAGTCTCAATCCTGTCTCTCTGTTGGCCAagccctctccctgtgcctcagggaCAGCAAGACAAAGGTTCTCTGTCCAGCCTAGCGGCCACAGAGGTCCCCTTACCCGAACGTCTTCTGAGGGCATCGAGGGTAGGGATTCTGGCTGCGTTTGATGGCACTGAGAGAGTGTGCATGTTTCTGCTTCGGGTGAAGGGAACCCGAGGACAGCGCAGTAAACTGAGTATCATGCAGAGCCCATGTGCTCTCGCGTGTGGCAGCCCCAGTGAGGCGAGGGCGCGGCTCTGGTTCGGCGGGGGAGGCGGGGCCGTGTGTGGCGCGCCCCGAGTCTGCGTTGGGCTGGCGGGGAGTGCCCGGCGGAGCGTGCCCCATCAGCCTCCTTTCCTTCCTAGGTCTCCATCTGCCGGGAGATGCCCAGCCTGGAAGTGATCACCCTCAGGTATCTGTGCGCCTGCTGTGCTCTGTCACGGGGCTGGTCTGCCTGCCCGTCTGGAGCGGTACCTGGCTGTCCCGCTCGAGCACGCTGCTGTGTCCTTGCCCACCCTCACTGTGATTGTGGGTAGCAGCCCCCACGTGATGGCGGCCATGTCTGCCCCCAGCGCCCCCACCACTTCTGCCGTCTCGTTCTGGCGCTGCCAGGAGCTCTGCCCACGTCTCGGTGTCACATGGTCTTTCGTTGATGATAGCTACCTCTGCCAGGGGTGTTGGCATCTTAACAGACTAGGGAAACCGTGCACGAACCAAATGCGGCCGTTAGGATTTCTGGCAGCTGGACAGTttggagagctgggggagggagcatCGTCCTCTGCCCTTGAactccctcctgtcccctggggACTGAAGGAGGGAGCCTGGGAGTCACCACTGCTTGCCAGATGCTGGCTCTCCCACCTTGGGTAAGGctcagctctctgggcctcagtttccctctctgtaatACAGACATAGCACCAGCACCTGCCCACGTACGGGCAGCGAGGAGTGGGtgcaggtggggaaacagagTGCTTGGCGAGCGTGCACGTGTCAGCTGCCTGTGTGTCATTGACTTGTTAGGATTATCAGTGACGCTGAGATTTGAGCCCAGAGAGCCTTCCCTGACGAATAAATGGATTGCCTTTCATTCCTGAAGATAGGTATAGCTcgagccctggctctgccctgctTGGGGGGATTTGGGGCAAGTCGCTGGGCCTCCCTGAGCTGCAGGATCTGTCATGCTCACAGCTCAGAGAAAGGACGGGAGGCCCAGTGCTGTTGGTGGAGCTCAGGTGTCCCATGCCTGCGTGGCTGGCTGCGTTGGAACCCAAGTGTAGCTCGCTGCATGAACGCGGGGCACCAAGTCCTTTCCTGGAGTGCAGTCACTTCCCTTGGGTCTCAGAGCCTCCCCTGTAGGTGGACTGTTTCCGTCTGTTCTGGCCGCTGTCACAGAATCCTGCAGACTGGGCAGCCTGTGGACGGTAGACGTTGTGTCTCGTGTGCCTGGAGCTGCAAGTCGAAGATGAAGGTGTTGGCATTTTCAGTGTCTGGGGAGCCCTCTTCCCACTGGGGCCTTGCGtgggggaagggtgagggagctCGGGGGCTCTTCCGTGAGGGCACTGGTGCAGGATGAGGGCTCCCCGGCCCCTCCAAACtccatcaccttgggggttaggtttcCCCGTAGGAGTTTGGGGGGACACATACTCATGCAGCGACAGTTAGCCCAGTGGACCAGCCAGAGGATGGCAGGCTGGGCACAGGCTCAGGCCTTCACAGTACACCCCAGCCTGTGCCTCGGACAGCTTCCTCAGACTTGGAGATGGCAAAGCCTAAGTCCTGCTCTGGGTGCAGTGGTGTCCGCTGCATGCCCGGCTCTCGAGTGAAGCAAGCCGTGTGCCAAGCGCAATGCTGCACACTGGCAACCGCATTACTAAGTGGGACCGCCGCTGCAGTGCCGTCCCTAGGGAGGAATTAGGATGTGGCTGCCCACACCAGTGCAGCCTCCAGCAGAGAATGTTCTAGATAGGTCTGGCCCTTTGGGCAGCATTGCTTGGAGTGCCCCCCCCGCCATGCCCTCCAGCGTGCAgggggcctcagtgtccccaggtCTGCGGAGGAGGACTGTCCCGGCCTGCGTGGGGCTCCCATTGGGCATCGCAGTCCTGGGCACCTGCCCTCGAGCTGAGCACGCGTTCGCGGTCCTTCTGCCTTCGTGGAGGTGGAAAGGTTTTCTGCTTGTGTCCATGTAAACCTGGAGGGTCTCTGCCTGGAGGCCCGGACGATTTTCTGTCTCAGAGTGTTCACAGTTCTGAGGAGCAAAATTTAAACCCACATACTCTATTTCTCCCTAAGCGTGGGGTTGGGGAAGTTGGGCGCTCAGTCCTGCCTGACGTGGAGCTTGCTTGCTGTGTTTGCTGTGGGTTCTTCCGGCCGCTGCCAACTTCGGGGCACAGGGACGTTCCTTGGTGGCCGGGTTCCCATCCTGCGAGGGAAAGTGAGACCTCCAACTTCCAGTTGACCCCACGAGGCCCGAGCTGAGCAGGAGGCCAGGACGCTGCTCGTGTTTCCCTCCCGAGGGGCTTTTCGTCCTTACACTGTCCCCTttgccccggggcgggggggctgggaggggtctTGTTGACCTTCACTCGCTCCTGCCGGTTCTGACCCCCTTCCAAGGAGACGGCAGATGGGCCCGACCCGGGGGTGCTCTTCGCCCGTGTTCGCAGCTGAGCCAAGAGGCGTGGTGTGGTGGGGTGCCACCCTCAGCGGCGGGGTGCTAACCGTGCCGTCCCCGTGCAGCGTCAACAGCGTGTCCACGCTGGAGCCGGTGAGCCAGTGCCGGCAGCTGAGCGAGCTCTATTTGCGGAAGAACCGCATCCCCAGCCTGGCGGAGCTTTTCTACCTCAAAGGCCTGCCGCGCCTGCGCGTGCTCTGGCTGGCGGAGAACCCGTGCTGCGGCACCGACCCCCACCTCTACCGCATGACCGTCCTGCGCAACCTGCCGCACCTGCAGAAGCTGGACAACCAGGGTAGGCGTCAGCGCCGCCCACACCCTGCGCGTTCCTGGTCCTTCCAGATGCACAGGGGCGCCCGCCCTGTCCCCCGGGCTGCTCCTCGTTTCAAGAGTGTGACCGGATAGTGACGCCCCAGGCAcggccccacgcagggctcgggATCGAGGGTGGCCTCGCACTCCCCACCCGCCTCCTGTCTGGACGCACGGTTGCTGCCTCTGCTTTGTTCCTGCTTAGGACTCTGCTCCAGACGCTTCGAGTGGCCTGGCGAGCATGTGAGCGGGTCTGGGCGGGCTGGCAGCATCCGTGCTGGCCCCCCATGGCCCTACACAGATCAGGGCGCCCCCAtggccccctgccctcccagcgCTGGTCCCCTACTGTTTGCCTCTTCCTGTTGGAGGCCCGAGGGCGCCTCCCTGCAGCTCTGACCCACTCCTTCCCCACCCGTTCTCCAGGGGCTGTGCTGGGTTCTGCGAGGCCACTGGCACGGCTGCACCAGTCCCTGGCCACGCGTGCACAGCTCTTTCCCCCAGAAAATGAGTGTAATATCAGTTAGCGCAGAGAAATGAAGCCATATGGGAGTGAGACAGACTCACACTGTGTACTCTGTTCCTTTTTAACACTGGCCTTAATTCGGCATTTTATGAGCACTTGCTTGTAGTGGGGGCTGGAATTCAGATATGTTCAGCACGTGCCAGGACAGAGAGGTGACAGGCGGATCCCAGCCCTGCTCTCGAGGGGCTGGCCAGCCGGGCGGACAGACGCACACCTCTTGTCTACAGCAGATGTGTCGGGCGTGGCCGCGATGGCAGAACCGCGGTCCGGGGGGCTTCTGTAGGGGTGAGTCTTCTCTCATgctgttgcccccccccccgaagccgtGACCGAGGAGGAGCTGTCCCGCGCAttgatggagggagaggaggtcACAGCCCCCAGCGGAGAGGGCACGGGGAACGGCGGGCCTGAGCTGTCCTACGCCCTGAGCGCCACGGACACTGCTGCTGAGACCCAGGAGGCCTCGCTGAGCTGTGGCGAAGAGGAGACCAGGTGAgcctggcgggggcgggggctgagGGCCTGCCCCTGGGGTCCTCCTGTGGAGTCGGTGGACCTTCCTGGGGACGGAGGGAAAGGAGCTGCCCGTGGTGGTTCTTTGCCATCTGTGGCTCTCAGTCACCCCCAGCCCGCTTTCAGCTCTGCGTCTGGAAGGCTCGGGGCCCGGGGCTTGTGTGGGTATGGAGCTGGCCCTCATGGCTGGAGCAGCCTGGAGGTGGGGCGGGTGACGTGGGCCAGCAGGCCTGTGGGCACTGCTGGGCCCAGCACTGCAGTCCCCCTTGGGAAAGCCACATGGCCGTGGCCAGCTGAGCTGccgtggggcagggaggagtgtGTGGCCCTGAGGAggggccctccctgcccacaGCACTGCAGACGTGGCTGAAGCAGCCTCTGGGGGCAGACTGCAGACTCTCACAGATGTTTCTGAGCGGCTGTGGAGCACAGGGAATGTTGTAGAAATAGTCGAGCCCAGTGGAGCTGTGAGGCTGCGTCTGCTTGGCAGCCAAGCCAGCTGTTCTGTTTGCCGTCAGTGCAGGAGGCCGTCCGGTTGCTGCCCACCGCTCTGTGTTCCCATTTGTGTGTTCAGTGCCCCCAACCCTGGTGGGAGCCCAGTTGCAGcgagggggctcctggggggccaGAGAGATGTGCTAGGCCAGAAATCCTTCATCCCGCCCGTGCAGTGCTCCCTTCCTCCAGAAGCAACGTCACCAAGCAGCAGTTTGCCTTCCTCACTGTGCTCTGAGGCTCTGGGGTCAGAAACAGGGCCCCGAGCAGGTCAGGCCTCACCCGCCCTGTGCTCCCCCTCCTACCTGCAGCGTCCAGAGCCAGCTCGGCCTGAAGCCACATTCCCGGGACcggtttccttccttctcccagagGGACGCCGCAAGCAGTCCCAAGAACAGGGTGAGTGTGATGGAGACAGCCCTGGCTGGAGGCGGCCGccactccctctgcccagaaCGTGGAGAGTGCGGGTGGGGGGACAGGCTGCGGACACCCGGGGACTCACCGAGCCGGGCCCCAGAGAGCGGGAAGCTGGCTCTGACCTGCGCTGGAAGTGATGCATTAGAGGGGCCTTCTGCGCCAGCAGAGCAGTAGCAGCCCCGGGAGAGAGGAGACACTCCCCACCCCGCAGCCTGCAGGCAGCTCGGCACAGCACGGGCCTGGGTCCACCCCGGGAGAGAggagacaccccccaccccgcagccTGCAGGCAGCTCGGCACAGCACGGGCCTGGGTCCCACCCCGGGAGAGAggagacaccccccaccccgcagccTGCAGGCAGCTCGGCACAGCACGGGCCTGGGTCCATCCCGGGGAGAGAggagacaccccccaccccagcagcccaCTGGCAACTCGGCGCAGCACTCAGGGGCTGGATCGTGCCGGCCAAGCAGGCTGAGCTGCAGGAGGAAGCCTGGGTCCTCTTGGTGTCTGGCCCGGGGGCGGGAAGGCAGCTCCGGGGGCACCTGGAGCTGCGGTGGGGCACTGCTGGCAGGGAGGCCCCCCTGTCCTGGTGGGGCAGCTTCCGTGGCACCGCAGCTCCTGTTGGTCCCTAAGGAGTAACAGATTCAAGAAGTGGGTTATGTGGGCAGCTCCGTCAAAGATGCTGGATCTTTCCAAGTGTCTGCCTCCTATGTCATATTCTAGTCTGTCCTGGGGCTTGTTCCCCTCTTGGTCACTGGGTTGGCTGTCTGATCCTGCCTCACACCCAAGAGAACAGGGGCCGTTTCTTCCCATGTGTGACCTCATGGGACAGGAAGAGCAGATTCCCTGTGGATCCCCCAGCCAGCAGGACCGGCTTCATCAGCTGGAATTGCTTACATCCTGAGTGTGAGCCAGTTGTTGGCCAAAAGAACGGTGTCACCACCATTAGCTTGGCCCAGTGGGGACTTGCCTCCTGATGGGAGGGGGGCAGCCTGAGCAGAGCCGGCGTCGTTAAGGGAGGCCCCTGACCTGAAAAGCCTGCTCCCAACCCCCGGCTGCAGGGCCCGACTAGAGCCATGGGACCAGCGAGACTCACACGGGAAGGGCTCCACAGTCGGGCCTGGGTGCTGCCAGCATCCCCTTGAGGAACTTAAAAGCTTGTGGGAGGCACGGAGGGGGATGGACGGAGGCCCTGTCCTTGGGGAGGGCCAGCCTGCCCTCTGGGAAAAGCGTCCCCCGAGAGCCGCTGACGGAAGTGACTGCAGGCTGTAGGCCAGTCTAGGCAGCCGTAACTGGGCCTGTGGCCCGTTCCCTGCACAGGTCACCGTCTCCTGCGAGGTCCATGCACATGCTTCCCCAGCACCTTTCAGGAGGCGCCCCCCTACACCACCCCCGGAGCAGGTCAGCCTCTGCCGGCAGGGCGAGGCCCAAAGCTCCCTCCTCTGCAGAgcaccaggggtggggggtggccctGAGACTGAGTCACTTATCCAGCTCGGTGCCTGCCATACACGCAAACCGAAAATCATCGAACCCACTGGAGCGGGCACAGCTCCTTCCGGCCACAGAAAGGAAGGCCCTGGCTCTACGTTGAATGTGCATTGTGGCTCGGTCCTCCCACAGAAGGTCCTGCAAGACTGAGTGGGAGGATGTAGATGGCCAGGGAGGCCATGCCGGTATAGGGGTGCGGGGGGAGCAGGACCCTTGGGGGTTAGCGCC
This window contains:
- the CFAP410 gene encoding cilia- and flagella-associated protein 410: MPSLEVITLSVNSVSTLEPVSQCRQLSELYLRKNRIPSLAELFYLKGLPRLRVLWLAENPCCGTDPHLYRMTVLRNLPHLQKLDNQAVTEEELSRALMEGEEVTAPSGEGTGNGGPELSYALSATDTAAETQEASLSCGEEETSVQSQLGLKPHSRDRFPSFSQRDAASSPKNRSNVLTAVLLLLRELDAEGLEAVHQTVVSRLQALHRQELQEDVG